In the genome of Euwallacea fornicatus isolate EFF26 chromosome 21, ASM4011564v1, whole genome shotgun sequence, the window TTTCGGACTTTTGCACACGAaccaaaattttcgatttagcTTCGTTCAGGTCATTTCTTAATTCGGAATGTTGTAAAGTAATTTTATCGCACGCTGCAAAATAATGAAAGCATCACGCTTGGTCTCAGAGTGCCGACTGCTTCTGTGCTTCTTTCGATCAGTTAAGGGAGAtaaggaaaattttgtaaaaagtcCTAAGTCAGCCTCTCAGTCAAACTTTCGAGCAAAACAGGGTAGATAAAGGATCATTTTAGGCCAGTATAAATCTCAGTTCGTTCCTTTATTTAGTTAAAAGTCAATTGGTAGAGTACACCTAAATATATCCAAAAAATCgctcaaaattttccaaagtgAAAACTTCAGGTTCTCTAACTGGCGTACCTTAAATGGTACttaattttccttctaaaCATAGAGTTCTAAATGCTTTTGtacgatattaatatttatctaTATGTTAACGTACATGTGGTGCCATCTCTCAATGAGCCTACAACTTTTTAACTCCTACCTACACAGTATACTTTACTTTCAAATCATAACTAGTCAAGAACTGCGTTACATACTGCATAGAGAGCGCAAGTAtacgaaaaacaaatgaaGTTCAATACAGGTATATTCTTGACGTTGCCAGATTGTCACATTAGGAGTTTCCGCATGGGaaaatggacattttcttAGCTTTATACAGGGAGAAAATACTTTGCGTGTCTCTAATTGATGTTTGTTATTGATATAAATTGACTTGATTCCTTAGTTTTTCAAGTGCTTTGAGTTtgacaagaaaatcaaaaaaagggTTCGAGGCAGCTGGCAATCGCGCTGCACCAATAAATATCTGTTTTGACATAAGCGTTGATGTTTTGGAAACCATCTTGTTTGTTTTCCTGATTGTTGTAGTTGTGTCGTGTACTGATTTCCATTAAATAATTTGGGATGAAATTCTATACACCTATCGGTCAAAATTAACAGAGAAAGTTTATTAGCTTCATTAAATCGATTATTGAGTTCATCTAAAGTCActgcaaataatattattcttTGACCTCAATAAAGCAAAGATCTGATCTTCCTGGCAAGGTGGTCTTAGTCGAACTTAacagaatttctcaaatttacGAGTAGCtccacaaattttctttatttttggtttattttggaCTGAAAAGAGAGTTACTACAAGGGAATTAAAGTTGGTAAGTGCATGTGTCTGAAGTAGAGAATCCATAATATAGATAAGAAAGGGAGGGCTCCTAGTAAGGTTGggtgaaaaactaattttataaacaattaaaaattagcatTCAGTGTTGATAGAtagttttttccatttgtttCTAGGCAGCCAAACAACCCAAAATGTCTCCAATCTAAACCTGCATAAAATGGAAGTTTATCGAACATCCATAGCGATAAACTCGAGAAGCGGTTACATAAAAGCGAAATCATCTGTAAGCCATTTGACCACCAACTTCGAGGACGGTCCTGGATTTGAAGAAGGCGACTCAAGCTCCAGCTCTAATATGTCCAGTCCTACTTATTCGTCCAAACTATTCTATGCTTCTGAGAACCAGGAGAATGACAATCCTAAAAGATATGATGAAAAGTATCCAGATGCATCTCGATTGCTCCGATCCAAAGTAATTGAAGAGGATGAGGATCGGTTCCATTTGAAACATGCACCTGAAGAAGTAACTCCAATGATAATGAAGACCATTATGGTAGGAGGAGATTATCAGGCTGCAATTCCTGATGGTTTATCTCATTACGGTGACGCTCTCCCTTATGAAAATGATGATAAGTTGCTGTGGGATCCTTCACCAGTATCATCAACTGAGGTGGAGAACTACCTTAAACAAGCTGCAGCAATGTGCAAAACATCCCTCCCAACTGGTAAGCATTTGAGAGATTGCGAGCCAGCTTTACATCTTCTTCAGCAATGCGGACATAACACAGAGGAGGCGTTAAGACGACTCCAGATCAACAAGCACCTCTATGAGGAAGAAACCATGCAAATTTGGTCAGAGGAGGAGTGCaggaactttgaagctggtaTAAGGTTGTTTGGGAAAAACTTCTGGATGACCCAACAAAACAAGGTTAGAACTCGATCGGTGGGCGAGTTGgtgcaattttattatctgTGGAAAAAGACTGAGAGACATGATATGTTTGCGAATAAGATCAGGTTGGAGAAGAAGAAGTATGTTCTGCATCCAGGGGTGACTGACTTTATGGATCGGTTCTTGGAAGAATCCAGCGATTTCCGAGACAGGAGCTCCTCGCCAAATGTTGTCAATCCATAAATTCCAGTATTCTTGTTGAGATGAATAATGGCAGCTAAAGTTGTTGTCAAGTTCATATGGAAAATCATTATATGTATCTTATAACAGTTTAGATACAGCATTAACACTATTTATGCAATACTTATATATAAAGTTACAATaatagttattattttaagtaatttactggatctcaaattattataagatgattttaatttgttatttacatacagtttttgtacGAATTCGGTACAACTTCAGCTGATGTTATCTATTTCTAGACTGGATCGAATATTTGATcatgaatcaaaatttcagtgccacgcttttttaatttattttcagtattttttatttatatataaatattactgATGTATTACAGCTACATTGATAGTGCCTAGAGACTATGTAAATAAAGGGTGAAATATTCTGGGTATATTGATCTTTATTGTCTAGATCCTTTTTCTCTTCAGACAATATATTTAAAGATACCTTGAGCCATCGGAAATCAACATAAATGATAAGATCGAAGTATCAGCTATATATCAGCATGCCGTTCTTTGTGGTGCTACTCAATTTTTTCATACTGGTGGCGCCACCTAAACACTACGCACCGCACTAGCTGTTAAACGTGAATCATTTTCTTCTATATCGTGATGCTCGATATCGCTACTTAATCACAGATGGCGCCACAGAAAACTATAGATGTTATTTGGAGGATTAATACTTAGATAGCACAACGTGCGAATCACCAGGTATTTGGAAACCCACAATACATATGAAAGTTATTCACATAATCGTTtaaggatgttttttttttaagttttataataattatttttgtcacCTGTGAACGAAAAACACTGTTGTTCCAAATATATCATAGCCCTGAGCGTTAATCTCAATAAGAAGGAATTACATTGCCTATTATTAAATCACAGCATTTACATTTTGACGTTCGAccacaaataattttgatatcagatattttgaaattttgatcacAATTAGAAT includes:
- the LOC136345806 gene encoding mesoderm induction early response protein 1-like — translated: MEVYRTSIAINSRSGYIKAKSSVSHLTTNFEDGPGFEEGDSSSSSNMSSPTYSSKLFYASENQENDNPKRYDEKYPDASRLLRSKVIEEDEDRFHLKHAPEEVTPMIMKTIMVGGDYQAAIPDGLSHYGDALPYENDDKLLWDPSPVSSTEVENYLKQAAAMCKTSLPTGKHLRDCEPALHLLQQCGHNTEEALRRLQINKHLYEEETMQIWSEEECRNFEAGIRLFGKNFWMTQQNKVRTRSVGELVQFYYLWKKTERHDMFANKIRLEKKKYVLHPGVTDFMDRFLEESSDFRDRSSSPNVVNP